The following are encoded together in the Gemmatimonadota bacterium genome:
- a CDS encoding ABC transporter ATP-binding protein has translation MIKLRNMEKSFKTGAGETFVLRRINNEVQKGEFVTIMGPSGAGKSTLLSILGMLDGDWRGEYYLFGEPVHAMKPRARIELNKKYIGFVFQQYHLLDDLTVYENLEIPLSYRNVKRKERQAIVADSLDRFQIVGKKDLYPSQLSGGQQQLVAVARAIIAEPAMILADEPTGSLHTSQGRMIMELLKQLNSEGTTIIQVTHNEEYAKYGDRIIQLRDGWIVDE, from the coding sequence ATGATCAAGCTCCGGAATATGGAGAAGTCGTTCAAGACGGGTGCGGGGGAGACCTTCGTACTTCGACGCATCAACAACGAGGTGCAAAAGGGCGAGTTCGTCACCATCATGGGCCCGTCGGGCGCAGGCAAGTCGACGCTGCTCTCCATCCTTGGAATGCTGGATGGGGATTGGCGGGGGGAGTACTACCTCTTCGGTGAGCCCGTACATGCGATGAAGCCTCGCGCGCGCATCGAGCTCAACAAGAAGTACATCGGCTTCGTCTTCCAGCAGTACCACCTGCTCGACGACCTCACCGTGTACGAGAACCTCGAAATCCCGCTCTCGTACCGGAACGTGAAGCGGAAGGAGCGCCAGGCGATCGTCGCGGACTCCCTGGATCGCTTTCAGATCGTCGGCAAGAAGGATCTGTATCCGAGTCAGCTCTCCGGTGGACAGCAACAGCTCGTGGCGGTTGCCCGCGCAATCATTGCGGAGCCTGCCATGATCCTCGCAGATGAGCCCACAGGGAGCCTGCATACGAGTCAAGGCCGCATGATCATGGAGCTGCTCAAGCAGTTGAACAGCGAGGGCACCACGATCATCCAGGTCACGCACAACGAGGAATACGCGAAGTACGGTGACCGGATCATCCAGCTCCGGGACGGCTGGATCGTCGACGAATAG